The Cinclus cinclus chromosome 28, bCinCin1.1, whole genome shotgun sequence genome window below encodes:
- the JUND gene encoding transcription factor JunD, with product METPFYHDDVLSGLGSGFAPSSGSSGLLLPFPGGSMMKKDALGMALPEQVAAALKAPGAASGEAAGLLGSPDLGLLKLASPELERLIIQSNGLVTTTPTSGQFLYPKAAASEEQEFAEGFVKALEDLHKQNQLGGGAAGSGGGGAGGGGGGGSGGAGELPAAGMAPEPPVYANLSTYPAVSYAADPGPFAAPPPRLPPPPPLKDEPQIVPEVPSFGESPPLSPIDMDTQERIKAERKRLRNRIAASKCRKRKLERISRLEEKVKSLKSQNTELASTASLLREQVAQLKQKVLSHVNSGCQLLPQHQHQVPAY from the coding sequence ATGGAAACACCCTTCTATCATGATGATGTGTTGAGCGGCCTCGGCAGCGGCTTCGCCCCGTCCTCCGGCAGCAGCGGGcttctcctgcctttccccGGCGGCAGCATGATGAAGAAGGACGCGCTCGGGATGGCCTTACCGGAACAGGTGGCGGCGGCGCTGAAAGCCCCCGGCGCGGCCAGCGGCGAGGCGGCGGGGCTATTGGGTTCCCCCGATCTGGGGCTGCTCAAGCTGGCGTCCCCGGAGCTGGAGCGGCTCATCATCCAGTCCAACGGGCTGGTCACCACCACCCCGACCAGCGGCCAGTTCCTCTATCCCAAAGCGGCCGCCTCCGAGGAGCAGGAGTTCGCCGAGGGTTTCGTGAAGGCGCTGGAGGACTTGCACAAGCAGAACCAGCtgggcggcggcgcggcggggagcggcggcggcggcgcgggcggcggcggcgggggaggAAGCGGCGGCGCGGGCGAGCTGCCCGCCGCCGGGATGGCCCCGGAGCCGCCTGTGTACGCCAACCTCAGCACCTACCCGGCCGTCAGCTACGCCGCCGACCCCGGCCCGTTCGCGGCGCCGCCACCGcggctgccgccgccgccgccgctaAAGGACGAGCCGCAGATCGTGCCGGAGGTGCCGAGCTTCGGGGAGAGCCCGCCGCTGTCCCCCATCGACATGGACACGCAGGAGCGCATCAAGGCGGAACGGAAGCGGCTGAGGAACCGCATCGCCGCCTCCAAGTGCCGCAAGAGGAAGCTGGAGCGGATCTCCCGGCTGGAGGAGAAGGTGAAGAGCCTCAAGAGCCAGAACACGGAGCTCGCCTCCACCGCCAGCCTGCTCCGCGAGCAGGTCGCCCAGCTCAAGCAGAAAGTGCTCAGCCACGTCAACAGcggctgccagctcctgccccagcaccagcaccaagTGCCGGCGTACTGA